AAAAGCTAAAAATTACAATAACTTGCATAGCTGTGaagcataaaaaataaaaggggTAAGGGTCAACAGGTGCAAAGAGTTTAAAATCATGTTACAGCTGGGTGAGACTCCGTGTCTGAGTGTATGTACACCAACAAAGAATATGTGCACCCTGTGTGAaactgacagacagaaagaaaacacaaagtcGAGGTTGAAATCACCCCCGTGTGTGCGGTGAGTATGGTGGGCTCATTAGAGGAGAAGAGGTGAGTCAGGACCCTAAGAAGAGGTGTGGTGGTTTGAAGACGGGGTTAAGTTTGTACAGTAATGCATGTGTTCCCACGAGGGGGTGAAGGTGAGGTCGTGGCTCGGGGCAAGTCTTAAAGTGAGTGAGTCTGGGAGTTTTTGATGTTCTTAATCTCCAGCTCCAGCTGTTTGATGCGGACGTCCCTCTGGCTCAGGAGGTCCCTCAACCGTCGGATTTCCTCCTGCTGCTTGTGGAACTTCAGACGCAGCTGCGGATGAAACACATGCACAATATAGTGGAATATATCAGGGGTTTAATTTACACCAGATACGGAGGAGACACGTACACTGTTTAAGTACTCTtactgcttcagtttcagttgAATGTACTAATTAAGAAGGCAAACCAACACCTACTCTTTGTTAAGGAAGCTGAGGAGTTTCAATCAATCATGAAATTATTCTATTCTGCTTTTATTGAGTCCGTTTCTTTTAACATTGTCAAGAACAAGTTGGAGAAGGTGGTCAAGTTGTGCTGTAAGATCAGTGGTGTTACTTTAAATAACCATCAGCATCTGTATGAAGAGAGGGccacctctaaagctcagtcTTTTGTCTCTCAACAGGGTGGAGGTTTTGCTTCGCTAAACATAGCACTAAGCGGCACAGATTGTCCTTCGTCTCGTCTGCTAATGcttatcttaaccagcagtgaccactaatTGTCCATGACTTACCCCTGACAGTGTGAGATACTGGATTCTAtgtgtttgtattgttgtaCTCATGACTACTGTATGTGTCCCAAATTGCCCCTTGGGGACATTAAACCTTACCTTACATTACTAAAATCTCTCTGAACCGTTTCCTCTCACCATCTAGTCTCacgtgaccagcctcccttacttcagaatgggagtctggggacattcgcctttcgttttgtaatagaaatgggcggggatatccagaccaaGTGACAGCGTTGCCATAGGTACGGCACGCTGTAAATCCTTAATTTCTCCAATCTTGTggacgttgcagctctgcaatatagctgaatcaaatgaaatcatatccattttaatctcttcttgcgatgcactgaacacttccttttctgttgtactacaGACAACAATTCAgggaacagcaattccggtgtaggcgggtgtaaggcaaagctaatcagccgttggtcgaggaagtacagaagtacacggatttggatccagtcacatcactgccgctgggagccagcgctagttctattacaactttcctatgggaatgtccacagacgacagagtcagccagcgtgctgacatcatcagcgtctgtgtaagagactacTCACCATCCAACTGTCATAATCCGGTTAATGCTGATAAAGGATGGGTATCAAGAACCAGTACAAATTTAATATCAGTTCCTGACTGGTCAGTCCTGAAATAAGTAAACTCTGAGACAAACAGTGCTGCTATTGGCATCCTCATAAACCCTCTTGATTCTTCCAGGAGACTCTCGTTTGTCATTACCCTCGCACAGTTTCTTCCCAGGGTCACAATTCGCCTGTATTTCTCCCAATTTACGACACATTTCCACACCTTTTTTTGCTTCTCATTATCAGAACCTGTTACTGACACTGTACAGCATCAAAAAGCCCTACGTCTTAGCCATACAGTTGCACCAAATGACATTCCTTGGCAAACACGTGATGCGGAAGTAAGCTGCTTGCGCCTTTTTATGCGCCTTGTCGCCACGTTTAACTATGATAAGCATGTCTAGATGGCCATAATTGGTTTGtgaactgctgttttgaagcctccagtttggcattttggccgtcgccatcttaaATTTCTCCAACCAGACATGCAAATATTTGGACACgagggtggagctgtagagGTGCAAGGGGTATGCCAGAGATTTAAGCAAGTTTACACCACAGGGGTGaattattctgtattttttcatgagaataaaaagtaaaattaaaagtatttaacataaaaatgCTGTTGCAGTGTACTTACTGTTTTGTTACCAATATACAGGAAACAAAGTCTCTGAAACTCACATGTTTCTGGGGGAGGACCCTCAAACCACACAGTTTTGGTTTTCAAAATACTCCCTATTTTTAAGGTCTCACGTCTCAAGGTTGCTAAGTATGGCTGTCGGTATTTGCGTACTGGTGATTCATTCTAACATAGCTGGCATTTTAAAATTCCTTACTGTCCCCTAATGATGACAAAGATGTGTCAGGTGATTATGTTTAACATTACGTAGCTACATGTTTACACTCTGCGTTCTTCAGTCATGGCTCAAAAGTGCAAGCTCACTTTATGAATGTTATTTTTCTATTGTTATCTATTTCGGTAAGCTCCAGAAAAGCGCTAGGCCtgctgtagtttttagcaaacatCACTCAAACAGCAGTAGACAGTCGACACGAAATAAACTGCAGGGCCTGTGTTTATTGTAATGAAGGAACCgtgacacacacatgtattaTTTTAGTCGACAGTGgatacagagcaataaaatttATCAGTCTCTGCATACAGAGACAATACTTAAGTAGGATTAGTTTaatgttggttttggtcttttcatgggatttattgtcaataacaaaaatatagaaCATCACCGGCCTTATCCTTAAGCTTTCTGAGCAGCAGCTGGTACGTAGTGGGCTTTTTTTACCCCAGGTTTTGCCCCTCAGGCCACACAGAGACTGCTCTGACCTGATTGGTGGAGCTTGTTTACGCAGCCTGACAGGACTAAAAATAAGTACTCAGCCTCCTCTTCAtgtttattggaaaaaaaatcattaaattcaagtttttatttactgctgacagtgtaattgtattattttaattaaaagagGCCAATTAAACATCAATCAAAGTGACAACTATTTgattagatttttatttaagtCTTGACATTCTTTATTAATTAAttctattttaattttgtggttAGAAAACAGTTTTATCTCAGTCAGTAATTTTCAGGGTTAGTGCATTAACAATATAAAAGTTTAGGCCACATTTCTAATTCTTTAGTTGGACTtatgaaattatttatttcgtcataaataaataacactgacatggttttaaaaaaattgtGTACAAACAGCAGGATATAAAATCATCAAATACCTCATTCTCTGTCTTGGGTGGAGAGCAAAGTGTGAAGTCTTCCCCGTTGCTAACAGGTGTCCGACCCCTGTCGTCCCCTGTATCGCTGCTGTCCTCCTTGCCATCTTTGGTTCCCAGTTGGTCCTGAATGTACGCCACCTGCAGCATGCCCGGTCTGTTGTTAGACCTGCGAGTGTCCTGCGAGATTCCAGTCACCTTGCTCATCTCTGAGTACGACTCTGCTACTTGACTTCCAGGCTTCAGAGACATCAGCACCGGACCtggaagacaaagagagagacaagagGACGGAGATGAGCTGAATGATCCTGAGAAAATGTTCTCAGTGATTAAATCTGATGAATTATTATtgtgtgtgaaggggggagagagagaggggtaatgacatgcagcaaagggccacaggctggagtcgaacccagaccgctgcggcaacagccttgtacatggggcgcctgctctatccacttagccaccgacgccccgcaATAAGAGGTGAGTTCCTGCTGGGCGGTGCGATGGACCCATGTGAATGATGCAGAATACGCAAATGAAACGGCACGAATGAAGTGAGTTGCACAATTTTGTGTCACGCTTATTCacaagagttgaaaaaaaaaagaaccaatTCACGCTGCAAGCCAATCAGCAATGAGATGCTCCGGGGACATAAGGCGCTGATGACATACCGATGGAATTTCATTCGTCAATTCAGCGATTTCACGCGCATTTGACGTAAGTTATTTGTGCATATgaagcgagtcaacacaaaatattctgccattcaaaattcatttttttgtgtggacACAACATAAGTGACTAATGccaacaattattttttaaactggtccagtattgagcgagagtgCTGTGGccagcagctgcaaaacagtCTACAATGTAACCACGAGGAAGAATTATGCACCGTTAATTTAGGTCCTCTAAAagttcttgtttttgccactgacaggctcatatCATTATTCTTAGTGTTTGACAACTTATGGAGAGGATCCCTACAAAGatagagtaagatcctttttgtttaactgaaaacagccccaaaatcgccacttaactgcatttaaataaacaataattttatcatgataaaacacacttcattctaagtccacagaaacaaaataaaactcacaaaacagccttggtttgtcttttcactattttaacaatcaccagctctggctTGGTTGAAACAAACCCCTCACTCAAAcagttaaatgtgaaaatatgctggctctatacacgctaaaattacagtttatttcaatggagtctggtgacgATTCTGGGGCTGttcctggttaaacaaaagaaaatcttACTCTTTCACATAAAGGTCGatctctgtagggtcctttcataatgttgtcagacactgagaataacaatctgagcctgtcagcaaCAAAAATTAGCACTTTCAGTGGGCATACATTGACGATTCATAATTGCCCTAAGTGGTTCGCGGATTCTGGCTGCAGCCCTGTCACTCAATACttgaccaatttcaaaaactgttgtgcCTATTAGTCAATAAGATACAAagacatgggaaaatagggtccaggttgaaaaacaccaatGCTACCTTTTAAGGTACTACCAGTAGATCTTTAATCTACCAATAGATGAGCTACTATAGAACTAAAACAGTGAAGAAAAGTTGTAAATTAAAGTATGTACTCAGAATATAGGGCTGGGCAACCATTTGATTGTATCATAAATTGACTATTGTATTGTGATGATAAAAATATCtgttgacaaaatcaaaatgaaaagaagTTTTTAATAATGTGAAGAGTTTTATTAAATGTTATACACAGTAGGGGAGAAAATTAAATGTATGTAACATGAGTTTGTATTTTTTACATAACATAATTTGGATTCATTTTGCCTGTACTGACCGTCTCAATACCAAATCATTTCTCCCGTATTTCACCACCCAGCCCTGCTtgtatttgcttttctttttaggTATATTTGGACCCTTATTATGATTTAGTTTGGAGCAGTCCACCACCAGACTGTTAAATCCCTCAGCAGCTTGCCAACATATACaaatgtctcacacacacattaattctGACCTTTATCGATGCCGCTGAGCCACTCGTCTGCAGACAAAGCAGGTTTGTTACCCGCCGTCATTGGATAAATGTCTTCTTGGTATGACTCCGACTGGAAATACATACAcaacacatataaacacatgtacacagacaCTAAATTAGATCTCCGTAATACATTACGGTAAAATTgggtgcatttattttatatgcTGTGGTGCTTGTGGTTTGTGTGGATCGATGTTCTCTCACCCTGCGGGGTACGATCATGGAAAGAGGCTCAATGAGACTCTTGATTGTCACCAGTTTGTAGAACCTGAACACCTCACAGGAGCTCACATCCAGACCTCTCTTTGGCATCACGCCTACAGGAAGACACACAGGCCGAGGATATGATGTACGTTACTATCTTTGGTTGTATTTTTATGAGCATTGAAGTGGAAACAAGCAACTTTACAACGAGGCAAATACAGTCacagcagccctgcacaggtcaggtgtacacaGGGGCATCTCTAAGATTTGACGACAGATAGAGCCCAGTCCTCTGTTGCCCCTCCAGcacttttttttcaataaacaaGCTGACCAGATGTGGCCTATGGGCTGCAGGTTGAGTATCACTGATGTAGAGTTAAGTGCTGTTCATTTTGCAATATGCAGAAGTGTTAAAAGCCCTTTAACAACTGCACATATATGTTCATATTGTAATGGAAAATTCAAAGGTGGCAAAGTAGGACCACACTCACCCTGAGCAGTAAAGAAATTATCGGCTTTTTAACCCTTTTAACACCCACTTCAATTAAAATATATTGATCATTAGACCTTCACAATGAATCTGGAATTAATTTCTAAATGATCGATTATATTTTCGGACTCCTTTGAAGTTGGGGAACACCATATTTTTAAGGTTTCAGTTGTGTACTCTGCTGTGCTTTGAACCTGGACTTGTTTTTACAACAAAATGTTCTTTTAGAAATGACCTCAATGCCCGAATATATCTGATCTATTGATACATTTATTACATGTTGAGCCTGCAAACATTTCTCGTGGTGAAACAGTGGCTTTTATCTCAGTTGTGTCTCTGTATCTTAGCAGcaaagagctgctgctgttcagtTCCATAAAAAACTACCAGTAATACTGGTTTCTTAACTGTGTCTGAACATCTTCCATCCGACAATATTCTTGAGTTTAAAGTCTAAAAGATAagtgcatgtctgtctgtctgcttgtcacTTTAAATGACCTACGACTTCGCTGTGATCAGCTGGTTTGCCTATTCAAATATTGCAGGGTTATTTGCACAGCAGCTTTGCTTACAGGTGCTGTCGAGTCAGTACGGTCAGGACGCAGTCAGAGACTCCCAACAGACGCATTTTACACACATACCAGTGAGAAAATAGTTAAATGAGACCTCACACATACTGAggtttgattaaaaataaagtacacagtagcagtgtatttgtgtgtgtgtgtgtttcttaccCACTCCTTTCTGAGGTAGGTGCGAGCGGTACTCTGTTAGGTAGTGTATATACGGTTTCTCTGAGCTGATCTCATAGTACCTGATATTTCCGTCACCCTGACAGAGACAAGAGAAGTCTTTATaacaataatattacaatatatgAATGTATGGACACTTTCTGCTTACTTTCAGACACCCACCTTCCCAGCAAGGtagagcatgtgtgtgtcagggtcATAGAAAGGAAAAAGTACTCCAGATGAACCGTCCAGGTTCTCCTCTAACAAAGGCACAGACAGATCGtcctacaaagacacacacacagataaaaaaaaaacacatttaagcaCCAGTAACATGGACACCATTCCCTATCATCAAAACACTCAGTCATTTAAATCCACTTCTATATAAGAAGCACTCTCCAGTGCTgaattaaaaacactgagtgcTCCCTAATCCGTGCCTCGGCTATAATCTTCTACccatgatacacacacatacacacacacacacacatcaaaacacACCAAAGTTCACCAGtttgtccactagatggcagagctgtgtgacagagagagtttCCTCTTAATGTTGAGCAGCATCTCAGACATGAGATCACACAGACGGGTGGAAGAGCGAAAGTGTGCTGCATGTTTTTATCTGGTTTTTCTACAGTCCAAGTGTTTGATTGAGACGTGAGGATATTTAGAGCAGAACAGATGAAACAATGAGTTATTGTACATTATTTCCCAAAGTTTAATGTCCAAAATATTAAACATACCTCACCTtcaccctttgaaacctgggcaaattggcttgatttcttttagaaacttgggaagaaggcaatgagcaacgacggaagaaatgaccaaaaaaaatgagcacgaaattagtaaaaagatcaaattaaaacaagaaaattagttaaaaaaaataaaataaaataaaaaaagagagacagacaaagaaaagaaagttcaaaacaaacagagaaatgacctgaaaagagtgcttaaaaattaaaataattctgtaacCTAATTCTAAAATGtactagtaataataataattacgaACATAGTTGTTctcttgctttttttccctttctaaACGTATATCtttgtttttgctatttttcTGAAATCTAACTTTAATTCtaattttcattattgttttatgtGAAGGGAGACTGGCAATTAAGAATTTCATTGCACGGTGCAAACCGCTGAGTTTTCTTCTGTTCATATGAAAATAAACTTCTTGAAACTT
The window above is part of the Epinephelus moara isolate mb chromosome 5, YSFRI_EMoa_1.0, whole genome shotgun sequence genome. Proteins encoded here:
- the coro2aa gene encoding coronin-2A isoform X1, which produces MTVSKMTWRPQYRSSKFRHVFGKAATKESCYDGVPITRSVQDNNFCAVNPRFLAVITECAGGGAFLVLSVHHTGKVDPHHPRVSGHRGNVLDVKWNPFNDYCIASCSEDATVKVWEIPPHGVLKTLTVPWKELQGHSRRVGLIEWHPTANNILFSTAYDYKVMIWNLDCPEQVIKNPVRTISHHTDVVLSMSFNTDGSLFATTCKDRKVRLMEPRSGNLLQEANCKTHKASKVMFLGNMKMLFTSGTSRWNHRQMALWDQDDLSVPLLEENLDGSSGVLFPFYDPDTHMLYLAGKGDGNIRYYEISSEKPYIHYLTEYRSHLPQKGVGVMPKRGLDVSSCEVFRFYKLVTIKSLIEPLSMIVPRRSESYQEDIYPMTAGNKPALSADEWLSGIDKGPVLMSLKPGSQVAESYSEMSKVTGISQDTRRSNNRPGMLQVAYIQDQLGTKDGKEDSSDTGDDRGRTPVSNGEDFTLCSPPKTENELRLKFHKQQEEIRRLRDLLSQRDVRIKQLELEIKNIKNSQTHSL
- the coro2aa gene encoding coronin-2A isoform X2, whose product is MTWRPQYRSSKFRHVFGKAATKESCYDGVPITRSVQDNNFCAVNPRFLAVITECAGGGAFLVLSVHHTGKVDPHHPRVSGHRGNVLDVKWNPFNDYCIASCSEDATVKVWEIPPHGVLKTLTVPWKELQGHSRRVGLIEWHPTANNILFSTAYDYKVMIWNLDCPEQVIKNPVRTISHHTDVVLSMSFNTDGSLFATTCKDRKVRLMEPRSGNLLQEANCKTHKASKVMFLGNMKMLFTSGTSRWNHRQMALWDQDDLSVPLLEENLDGSSGVLFPFYDPDTHMLYLAGKGDGNIRYYEISSEKPYIHYLTEYRSHLPQKGVGVMPKRGLDVSSCEVFRFYKLVTIKSLIEPLSMIVPRRSESYQEDIYPMTAGNKPALSADEWLSGIDKGPVLMSLKPGSQVAESYSEMSKVTGISQDTRRSNNRPGMLQVAYIQDQLGTKDGKEDSSDTGDDRGRTPVSNGEDFTLCSPPKTENELRLKFHKQQEEIRRLRDLLSQRDVRIKQLELEIKNIKNSQTHSL